GTGTGAGAGAACGGAATACCCCGCCGGCTCTCTCACGCACCACGACCATCGCGGCGGCTGGCCGGCTGCATGGAGTCTATCGGTTGTCCGTCCTCAAACTTGAGCCTGAAGTGGTGCGCGGAGCGCTTTGTTGAGCATTCACGCCCGCTCGCGGTGCGCATCACCCTGCGCGCCGCCCACGGCCTCGCGGTAGTCCTCCGCAAATTCGCGCCATTGCCGCAGCGACACCTGCCGCCCATGCCCGGCCAGCTTGAGCACGGACTTGCGCCATGCCGTGCCGGCCGCAAAGTCCTGCAGGCGCTCGACCAGGTCGGTGCCGAAGCGCCCGCAACCGCGCAGGTGGCACCAAGCCGCCACGTGGGCCATGGTCTGCAGGGCATCGTCCAGGTTGGCGACCACATGCTTGCCGGTGCCGAGCGCCACCCGGTCGGCGGTGGGCTGCAGGCTCTTGACCACGTACGAGCACGGCCGCTCGCCCTTGCCCGCGTAGACCACCGGCCGCAGCAGCGCCGGCGACACGGCCTGCGATACGCGCTGCACGCTCACCACGCGCGCCGCCTCCACCGGCCAGCGCGATACGTTGCCAGACGAGCTGCCCGATGCGCCCAGCGCCTGCGCCCACACGCTGGGGACCGCCAGCTTGATATCGATCAGCCGCAGCGTGTCGGGATCGTTCTCCGGACGGGCCAGCACCACGTAGCGCTCCAGCCCCAGGCTGCCCGTGCCGGCGATGCGCCGCGCCACATCCACGGCGACGAAGCGCTGACCATGTCCGTTGCCCTGCTGCGCGTATGCCTCCAGGATGCGCCGGGCGCGGCGGGCCTCGTCCTTGCTGGCGGCCAGGGTGCGGCGGCCGTCCACGCGCAGCTTGATCTGGTTGCCGTCGCGCACCGTGCGGTCGCGCAGATAGGGGCCGCGCTTGCGGTTGCGCAGCCCGCGCAGCAGGTCGCGCACGATGCCGACGGCAGTGGCGCGCTCCACCCAGCGCGGCTTGCCGTCGACCAGCGTGGCAGCGTAAGTGTCCAGGAAGCGGCGACACAGGTTGTGGGCATCCTCGTCGGCCAGCTTCCAACTGCGCGCCGCCACCTGCAGGCTGGACAGCACGCGCACCAGGTCGACGGTGAACGGCGCACACAGGGCTTCGTCGAAGTCGTTCATGTCGAAGTAGACCAGGCCGTTGTCGCCCTTGAAGCTGCCATAGTTCTCCAGGTGCAGGTCGCCGCAGACTAGGGTGCGCGGCGCCTCGTGCAGCAGCGGCGAGTCGGCCACCGAGGCCGCGTACAGGTGGTTGGTGCCGCGGAAGAACGAGAACGGATCGGCGGCCATCGCGGCCAGTTTGCGCCTGAGCCGTTCGGGATCGCGGCCGGCGTTGTATTCGAGCATGGCGCGGGTGCTATCGTGCATACAGCGGATCTCTCTGGAGTGGAGTGAAATGCCCTCAAGAATCGAAGATTACGCGCTGATCGGCGATTGCGAAACCGCCGCCCTGGTTTCGCGCGACGGCTCGATCGACTGGCTGTGCTGGCCCCGGTTCGATTCCGGCGCCTGTTTCGCCGCGCTGCTCGGCACGCCCGACCACGGCCGCTGGCGCGTCGCCCCGCAAGACGGCGTGCGCGCCATCCGTCGCCGCTACCTGCCTGGCACGCTGGTGCTGGAGACCGTGTTCGAGACCGACACCGGCACCGTCAGCCTGACCGACCTGATGCCGTCCCGCCTGCCGGGCACCCCCAGCGCGCGCGAGGACACCTCCGATCTGGTGCGCATCGTGCGCGGGCTGTCTGGCACCGTTGCCATGCGCATGGACCTCACGCTGCGCTTCGACTACGGTGCCTCCGTCCCCTGGGTCAGCCGCGTGGCGGAGGAGACCGGGGACCCACCCGACGGCCCGTGCGAGATGCCCGGCTGCGTGCTGCGCGCCATTGCCGGGCCCGACATGGTCGTGCTGCGCACGCCGGCGCAGGTCCACGGCGAGAACCTGTCCACCGTCGCCGAGTTTTCCGTGGCGGCGGGCGAAGCGATGCCCTTCGTGCTGACGCATGCGCCGTCGCACCGCCCGCTACCCGCATCGATCGATGCCATCGAAGCCCAGAGCGACACGGAGCCCCGCTGGCGGGCCTGGTCCGGCCGCTGCCGGGGCGCCGGCGAATGGGCCGATGCCGTCGAACGCTCGCTCATCACGCTCAAGGCGCTGACCTACCATCCGACCGGCGGCCTGGTGGCCGCGCCCACCACCTCCTTGCCCGAGCAGCCCGGCGGCGTGCGCAACTGGGACTACCGCTACTGCTGGCTGCGCGACGCCACCCTGACCCTGCTCGCGCTGATGAACGCGGGCTACTACAACGAAGCCCGCGCCTGGCGCGCCTGGCTGGAGCGCGCGGTGGCCGGCAGCCCGGCGCAGATCCAGATCATGTACGGCATCGCCGGCGAACGCCGCCTGGGCGAGTGGACCGTGCCGTGGCTGCCCGGCTACGAGGGCGCGCAGCCGGTGCGCATCGGCAACGCGGCGGCCCTGCAACTGCAACTGGACGTGTACGGCGAGCTGATGGACGCGCTCTATATCGCCCGCAAGGGCGGCCTCGACGGCGACATCGCGTCCTGGCGCCTGCAGATCGCGCTGATGACGCACCTCGAAGCCATCTGGCAGTCGCCCGACGAGGGCATCTGGGAAGTGCGCGGCCCGCCGCGGCACTTCACGCACTCCAAGGTGATGGCGTGGGTCGCGTTCGACCGCGCGGTCAAGACCATCGAGCAATTCGGCCTGGACGGCCCGCTCGCCCGCTGGCGGGCCGTGCGCGACCGCATCCACGCGGAAGTCTGCCGCCACGGCTACAGCGCCGAACGCGGCTGCTTCGTGCAGAGCTACGGCAGCCGCGAAATGGACGCCGCCCTGCTGATGCTGCCGCTGGTCGGCTTCCTGCCGGCGTCCGATCCGCGCATCCGGCGCACCGTGCGCGCCATCGAAGACGACCTGCTGGTGGACGGCCTGGTGCGCCGCTACCGCACCGAAACCACGACCGACGGACTGCCCGGCGGCGAAGGCGTGTTCCTTGCCTGCAGCTTCTGGTATGTCGACAACCTCGCGCTGCAGGGCCGCCGCGACGAAGCGCGCGCGCTGTTCGCCAAGCTGCTGGCGCTGCGCAATGACGTGGGCCTGCTGGCCGAGGAATACGACCCCGGCTCGGGACGCATGCTCGGCAACTTCCCGCAGGCGTTCTCGCATATCGCGCTGGTGAACTCGGCCCTGGCGCTGTGCGCGGCGGCCGATCACGTCGGCCAGCGCACCGGCACCTGAGGCGCCCGCCGGGGGGGCCGGTAGAATAGCGGCCATGACCGATCCGACCGCCTTCTTCCCTCCCCCCGGCGACGATGCCGACAGCGATGCCGGCGGCACCCTGTTCGGCCGACCGGACAGCCCGTGCATCGGCATCTGCTCGACACTCTTCGATGAGGTCTGCCAGGGCTGCGGCCGCACCGCGCTCGAAGTCAGCAACTGGGTCTTCATGTCCAACGACGAGCGCAACGCGGTCTGGACGCGCATCCTCGCCGACGGCACCGCGCAGGGCTTCAACCCCGACGGCAGCCGCCGCTGAACGGACAAACCCGGCCGGGGCCGGGTTTCCTGTTTCCTTGCTGGTGGGGAGGATGAGGGCGACGCGTCAGGCCGCCTGCGCGGGCTTGAGCTGCAGCGCCTTGTACTCCAGGAACGCCTCCAGCCCATACTTGCCGTGCTCGCGTCCGTTGCCGGACTGCTTGTAGCCGCCGAACGGCGCCTGCATGTTGAACGGCCCGCCGTTGATGTCCACCTGCCCCGTGCGGATGCGCCGCGCCACGCGGATCGCCCGCGCCTCGTCGCCCGACCACACGCCGCCGGCCAGCCCATAGATGCTGTCGTTGGCGATCCGGATGGCGTCCTCTTCGCTGTCGTAGCACAGGATGGTCAGCACCGGCCCGAAGATCTCCTCCCGCGCCACCGTGTCGGACGGCCTAACGTTGCCGAGCACGGTCGGCCGTACGAAGTAGCCGGTCGACACGCCCTCCGGCTTGTCCGGGCCGCCGGTGATGAGCTCGGCGCCCTCCTCCAGCCCCTTGCGGATGTAGCCCAGCACGCGATCGCGCTGCACGGCCGAGATCAGCGGGCCGAGCCGCGTGGTCTCCTGCGCCGGATCGCCCGGCACGTAGGTCGCCGCGAATTGCTTCGCCAGGGCTTTCACTTCCTCGTACCGGGTGCGCGGCACCAGCATGCGGGTGTGCGCCGAGCAGGTCTGGCCGGAGTTCAGGAAGCACGCCGACAGCGTGCCCTTCACCGCCGCGGCCAGATCGGCATCGTCCAGGACCACCGAGGCCGACTTGCCGCCCAGCTCCAGCGCCACGCGCTTGACCGTCTGCGCAGCCAGCTCGGCCACGCGCTTGCCCGCGCGCGTCGACCCCGTGAACGACACCATGTCGACCTCCGGGTGGCTGGCCAGCACCTCGCCCACCACCGGGCCATAGCCGGTGACGAGATTGAACACGCCCGGCGGCAGCCCGGCGGCTTCGATGACCTCGGCCAGCACAAAGGCATTGAGCGGCGCCACCTCCGACGGCTTGAGCACCACCGTGCAGCCGGCCGCCAGCGCCGGCGCCACCTTCAGCGTGATCTGGTTGAGCGGGAAGTTCCACGGCGTGATGGCCCCCACCACGCCCACCGGCTCGCGCACCACCAGCGAATTGCCGACACGCTCCTCGAACACGAACGACCCCAGCAGCCTGGCGAAATTGCCCCAGTTGTAGACCGGGCCGCCGACCTGGATGGCGCGCGCCAGCTTGATCGGCATGCCGACTTCGCCGGCGATCAGTTGGGCAAGCTCCTCGGCGCGGGCCTTCAGGCCATCGGCGATCTTCTGGAGGGACTCGGCACGCTTGGGGGCCGGCGTGGCCGCCCAACCGTCGAATGCCGCCCGGGCGGCCGCCACGGCGGCTTCAGCGTCGGCGGCGCTGCCTTCGGGGATGCTCCCCATCACCGCCTCGGTCGTCGAATGAATCACTTCGATGACGCCCTTGCCCTGCGGCGCCACCCACTGGCCGTTGATGAACAGTCTGTCGCGTGGTTGCATCGGTGCTGGTCTCGCTCTGGTGGATCCGCGCGGCTCGCGCAAGATGGACTCCGGGTTGCGACTAGGATCGCCAACGCCCCCGGGCGGTTATGATCGCCTTATTGTAGGTAGAGCCAGCAGAGCGCGCACAGCAGACGCGCCCGGCCAAGGGAGAGAGACGACATGACCACCACCATCTACCAGAAGACCGACAAGGGCCTCGACGAAATCCGCACGCGCGCGCATCGGCTCGACCAGAAACACCGCGCGCTGCTGCTGATGGTCAATGGCGAGAAAACCTGCGACCAGATCCTCACCCAGTTGGAACCGCTGGGCATGAACCAGGCGGAGTTCGACGACCTGGAGCGAGGCGGCTACATCCGCCCGCACGTGGCCGATGTCCCTCCCCCGGCTGCGGCTTCAGCACCTCAAAGCGCCTCATTCGATACATCGCCCCCCGCGAATAACGTGGCGCGGGCCCCGGTCGACGGGCACGAGGCCGAAGGCTACCAGCGCCTCTACCGCTTCTACACCGAGACCATCAGCCGCTACCTCGGCCTGCGCGGTTACCTGCTCGAGATGAAGGTCGAAAAGGCCGCCAGCCTCGCCGAGCTGATCGCCCTGCGCGAGACGCTCAAGGCTGCCCTGTCCAAGACACGCGGCGAGCCTGAGACCGGCAATGTGATCGCGCAACTGGATCTGTTGATCGACGAGGCGACGAACTGATCCAGTTGCGCGCCCGATGGAGGCACCGGAACCCGGCCCGGGATCGCTCCCTTTGTCCACGCGACTTGAAGTCGGTCCCGGACCGGTCCCGCCGTTCAAGCAGGACACGCCGATGCGGCCGAAAAAAACAAAGGGCCGCGATGACGCGGCCCTCAGATTGCTGACGAACCCCACATTTTTCGGAGTGTGGGGTTTTGTCTTTTATGCGAAGCGGATTTTGGGTCGGCGGCAGCCGAATCGACCCGAAGGGGTCGAGAAGTGGGCGACGAGCCGGCGCATAGGTGCGCGAGGGCTGCAGAAGTGGCGTAAAAGCGCCCGCATGCGCGCCAGCAGCAGCGCGATCTTCTTGATGTTCTGTGCCGCAGCCGCCAGCAGGCACTGCTCGGCCACGCGGCGCAGCCCCCGCATGCGCGCGTAGCGATGTCCGTGCAATTGCTTGGCATCGGCGAAGCTGCGCTCCACCGTCTCTTTGCGCCGGGCATACAGGCGCTTGCCCCATTCGGTCAGCCGCCTGGCGTCAACCCGCTCCTTGGCCCACTCCCAAACGTGGCGCGTCACCACCTTCACCGCGTTGGCGCTGTTCGTGCACTGCGTGCGCATCATTCGCGATAGCCGCTGCGGTTGGTCGTGCTGTACGGCAGCGCCTGGCCGGCCGGGCAGACATACTCGTCGCGATAGCGGTCGTACTCGTATTGCCGTTTGTAGAACGTGCCCGGCTTGTGATTCGGCGTGCGGTAGCCCATCACCCCGGCAATCTGGCGATCCTCCAGCCCCTTGCAGACAGCGGGAATGAAGTATCCGGCATCCAGCCCCACCGCCTGCACCGCAAAGCCGAAACACTCGCGCTGGCGGTCCAGCCGCTCCAGATACGGTTGGCTGTCGTGCACCGAGGCCGGGGTGACGTGCGTGTCGATGATGATCGCGTGCTTGGCATCGACCGTGCGGTGGTCCAGGTAGAAGAACCCACGGGGCTTGTCGTCGCGCACCATGTAGCCACTGTCCGGGTCGGTGCGGCTGCGCTTGATGTCCTTCTCCTCGGGCTTGCCGCCGGGCGCCCCGCCGTCACCGTCATCGCGCGGCAGCGGCTTCTTGCCGTGCGCGACCCGGTCCGCATCGACCGCCGCATCCAGTTCGGCCAGGTAGGCAGAAGGCGTCTGCTCCACCTTCACCACGTCGTACTTGTTCTTGTTGGCGTTGGCTTTGAGGTGCGTGCTGTCGGTATAGAGCACCCGGCCGTCGACCATGCCGTGCCCCATCGCCTGGCGCACGATCTCGTCGAAGATCTCCTGATAGACCGTGGTGTCGGTGTAGCGCCGGCGCCGGTTCTGCGAGAAGGTGGAAGCATCGGGCACGCGGTCGGTCAGGCGGAAGCGGGCGAACCAGCGATAGGCGACGTTGACCTGCACCTCGCGCATGAGCTGGCGCTCGCTGCGCACCCCAAACAGGTAGCCGATGAACAGCAGCTTGAACATCACTACCGGATCGAGTGCCGGGCGGCCGTTGTCGGCGCAGTACAGGTGCGCGACCTTGGCGCGGATGAATTCGAAATCCACCGCCGCGTCGATCTTGCGCAGCAGATGGTCCTTCGGCACAAGCTCCTCGAGCGTCACCATCTCGAGTTCGTGCTGCGCGGGTGTCGGTGTCTTGAGCATCCCGCTATTAAATACAAAGGAAAGGCCTCGCCGGGGGCGAGGCCTTTGTCAGCAATCTGAGGGCCGCGATGACGCGGCCCTTTCGGCGGATCGGAGCTGACGACGCTCAGATTTCCACGCCCTGGCTCTGCAGGTACTCGTCGTAGGTGCCGAGGTAATCCGTGAGCGTGCCGTTCGGGCGCACTTCGATCACGCGCGTGGCCAGGGCGCTGATCAACTCGCGGTCGTGCGACACGAAGATCAGCGTGCCCTCGAACTTGTCCAGCGCGATCTGCAGCGACTCGATCGACTCCATGTCCATGTGGTTGGTCGGCTCGTCCAGCGCCAGCACGTTATGGCGGCCCAGCATCAGCTTGCCCCAGATCATGCGGCCCTTCTCGCCGCCGGACAGCACCTTCACGTTCTTCTTGATGTCGTCGGCCGAGAACAGCAGGCGGCCCATCGTGCCGCGCAGCGATTGGTCGTCGTCGCCGGCCTGCGTCCACTGGCCCATCCAGTCCATCAGGTCGCGGTCTTCGGGGAATTCTTCGTAGGTGTCCTGCGGCATGTAGCCGACGTTGGCGTGCTCGGCCCACTTGACGGTGCCGCCGTCGATCTCGATGCCGCGCTGCACGCCGGTCTTGACCGAGTGGTTGAGCAGCGAACGCAGCAGCGTGGTCTTGCCCGCGCCGTTCTCGCCAATGATGGCGAT
The sequence above is drawn from the Ralstonia solanacearum K60 genome and encodes:
- a CDS encoding DUF1289 domain-containing protein produces the protein MTDPTAFFPPPGDDADSDAGGTLFGRPDSPCIGICSTLFDEVCQGCGRTALEVSNWVFMSNDERNAVWTRILADGTAQGFNPDGSRR
- a CDS encoding DUF2252 domain-containing protein, with amino-acid sequence MHDSTRAMLEYNAGRDPERLRRKLAAMAADPFSFFRGTNHLYAASVADSPLLHEAPRTLVCGDLHLENYGSFKGDNGLVYFDMNDFDEALCAPFTVDLVRVLSSLQVAARSWKLADEDAHNLCRRFLDTYAATLVDGKPRWVERATAVGIVRDLLRGLRNRKRGPYLRDRTVRDGNQIKLRVDGRRTLAASKDEARRARRILEAYAQQGNGHGQRFVAVDVARRIAGTGSLGLERYVVLARPENDPDTLRLIDIKLAVPSVWAQALGASGSSSGNVSRWPVEAARVVSVQRVSQAVSPALLRPVVYAGKGERPCSYVVKSLQPTADRVALGTGKHVVANLDDALQTMAHVAAWCHLRGCGRFGTDLVERLQDFAAGTAWRKSVLKLAGHGRQVSLRQWREFAEDYREAVGGAQGDAHRERA
- a CDS encoding aldehyde dehydrogenase family protein; this translates as MQPRDRLFINGQWVAPQGKGVIEVIHSTTEAVMGSIPEGSAADAEAAVAAARAAFDGWAATPAPKRAESLQKIADGLKARAEELAQLIAGEVGMPIKLARAIQVGGPVYNWGNFARLLGSFVFEERVGNSLVVREPVGVVGAITPWNFPLNQITLKVAPALAAGCTVVLKPSEVAPLNAFVLAEVIEAAGLPPGVFNLVTGYGPVVGEVLASHPEVDMVSFTGSTRAGKRVAELAAQTVKRVALELGGKSASVVLDDADLAAAVKGTLSACFLNSGQTCSAHTRMLVPRTRYEEVKALAKQFAATYVPGDPAQETTRLGPLISAVQRDRVLGYIRKGLEEGAELITGGPDKPEGVSTGYFVRPTVLGNVRPSDTVAREEIFGPVLTILCYDSEEDAIRIANDSIYGLAGGVWSGDEARAIRVARRIRTGQVDINGGPFNMQAPFGGYKQSGNGREHGKYGLEAFLEYKALQLKPAQAA
- a CDS encoding glycoside hydrolase family 15 protein; this translates as MPSRIEDYALIGDCETAALVSRDGSIDWLCWPRFDSGACFAALLGTPDHGRWRVAPQDGVRAIRRRYLPGTLVLETVFETDTGTVSLTDLMPSRLPGTPSAREDTSDLVRIVRGLSGTVAMRMDLTLRFDYGASVPWVSRVAEETGDPPDGPCEMPGCVLRAIAGPDMVVLRTPAQVHGENLSTVAEFSVAAGEAMPFVLTHAPSHRPLPASIDAIEAQSDTEPRWRAWSGRCRGAGEWADAVERSLITLKALTYHPTGGLVAAPTTSLPEQPGGVRNWDYRYCWLRDATLTLLALMNAGYYNEARAWRAWLERAVAGSPAQIQIMYGIAGERRLGEWTVPWLPGYEGAQPVRIGNAAALQLQLDVYGELMDALYIARKGGLDGDIASWRLQIALMTHLEAIWQSPDEGIWEVRGPPRHFTHSKVMAWVAFDRAVKTIEQFGLDGPLARWRAVRDRIHAEVCRHGYSAERGCFVQSYGSREMDAALLMLPLVGFLPASDPRIRRTVRAIEDDLLVDGLVRRYRTETTTDGLPGGEGVFLACSFWYVDNLALQGRRDEARALFAKLLALRNDVGLLAEEYDPGSGRMLGNFPQAFSHIALVNSALALCAAADHVGQRTGT